The genomic interval gacagtaacatttttaaatatttttactatttaaaataactgtttcctatttgaatatattttcaaatattttatattttcaaatattcgGATCAGccaaattttcaacatcattactcaaccttcagaaatcattctaatatgctgatttgctatttaagtaacattttattattattaattattaatttttttcttctagatgaataaaaagatccaaagatcagcatgtatctaaaataaaaaacaaagatcAGATCCAGCAATATATAGGTTATTCGAACCAGAATCCAATCGCGGCGACTTCCGTAACCTAAATGAAGCCATTTGATAGGTGTGCTCTTGCTCTGGTTGATGTGTGTACACACTTTTCTGGGAGAAGTGCCCATACATCCTTTATGATGTTATACAGGGCCATACTCCAAAAAACTTTCCAAAACTCATTTTTAGCATGAGAATCCAACTCtttaacagtagtgtaaataatGCATGAAATGGCATTAGACACCTATCTTAGGTTTCCCCACTTTATTAAAACCATAAACCCTGattattacattacatacattatgttaacatgtattttacagAACTATATGcctaaatgtttcttttaaatgGCACCTATTACAAGTGCAGACAGTAGTGCCCTCTAAAAAGTACAGCTGCTCTTCGTATTTCCTATACAACCACCACCAGTTAATCTCAGTTAACTTCAAAAAAGTtgagaaagtgaaagtaaagaaaTTTACTTACATAATAGTTCATAACATCTTTCAAGTCTAGGGAGGGAGAAGAGAACAGCAGAAGCTCTACTGAAACCCTGATTTTCTCTGAGCAGTGAATTGTGCTCAAGCTTATTTTAGAGAGACGGTGACAGCGGCCAGTCAGCATGACAGGGCATTGCCAGTTTATGCTATTTTGCCACCTGCACCTATTTTTATACACCAGTGATGATTGATGGCTGTAATAATGCAACTGACTTCTGCCCAACACATGCTCAAAGGCTTTTGCCAGGCACTCATTGTGATTTTCAAACCTTCTGTAAGCAAcatgttttcttattttagaAAAGTCACCTTCCTCCAAAGgctgatttaatatttattctcTTATCCCAGTTTAATGTGCAGAGACAGCTTTAAATGATCATGGTTTGCTTATTTATGACATGACAATTAGCTCAACAAGTGGAGTAGgaaatttgaaacatttttttaccaAAGAATTTTCAAAAAGCATTATTGAAGACCAGTTTCATAAAGTAAAACAATTCAAAGTAATTCTgactatgatttttttcttaattgtgAATTCTGTTGCAGAATGCCTTCATATTTCACAACTGTGGATTTACAGTTGTTTACAacgtgactttatttttttaaacgttaCCAGTTGTCCCATAACATTTTGCACCTTCAAGagattacaaaaaatacaaccatGAACCGTATATGCCTAAAGACAAGGCAGAGTTgacctattaaaaaaaatattcaaatttacCAGTTTGCAGACAAATAACCAAAAGGCAGCTTTAAACACaaacgtttttcttttttattgtatttttacaggTACAAAAGAAAGATTAATCAAAGAGGCCAAAGCCCATGTCTTCATCAGACTCCTCGGATTCTTCTTTCTTCTCTTCCTTTTTCTCTTCCGCTGAAAAGTAAACATGCACAAAGCTTCCTGGTTATTTCTGACCTCAACCACAAAGTATTTTATCAGTGAACCAGATCAGCCTCTCTGTAATTAAAGTTTGGACTGTTGCAATTCAGCAAGAGGGAAAAAGGCAGGAATGTTACGATCCGATCAGATCCATTACAAACCAATTAGTGTGTAATGGAAGACGTTCATCTACTACTGAAAAACAGATCATTCACACAAggaaacagatatacaaattgTACAAGGAAgtgcagtgttatttttttatcgTTAAGATACTAAtatagttttattagtttttatttttatgatttgtttttattctagttaaaatttaattaattaattaataattaagttttgatttggTTTTAGTATTAGTTATTTTACGTCAGGTTAagtacattaaaggagaagtccacttccaaaacaaagattcacatataatgtactcacccccttgtcatgtctttctttcttcagtcataaagaaattatgttttttgaggaaaaaaattttcttcatataatagactgatatggtgccccgattttgaacttccaaaatgcagtttaaatgcggcttcaaatgatcccaaatgtggttgtacatgatcccagccaaggaagaagggtcttatgtagtgtaaccatcggttattttcataaaaataatacagtttatatacttcttaatgccaaacgctcgtcttgtcttactctgcctggactgtttttgttccggttcatgacagttagggtatgtcgaaaaactcccatctcatgttctccctcaacttcaaaatcatcctacatcgctgttttaccttttttgttaagggtgtttgatcttctttgcatgttcactttgcaaacactgggttggtacttttgcagcgatgtaggatgattttgaaatgatttttgaagttgagggagaaaatatgattggagtttttcgacataccctaactgtcttgagccacaatacacagagttcaacgagagcttagcaagacgagcgtttgagaataaaaagtatttaaaatgtattttttaaatgacaataagcaatcgtttcactagacaagaatcttctttctcggctgggattgtttacaaccgcatttgagattgtttgaagccgcatttaaactgcattttggaagttcaaactcggggcaccatagaagtccattatatgaagaaaaatgctgagatgttttcctcaaaaaaatatgtctttacaactaaggaaagaaagacatgaacatcttggaggacaagggggtgagtacattatatgtgaatctttgttttggaagtggatttcttcTTTAAGTTAATTAAACTACCCACCTGCAGGTGCTTCCCCAGCAGGAGCGGCCCCACCGccaccagcagcagcagctgaaACCGCCACTGCACCACCCGCTGGAACGGAGGCTAACTTAGAGAGGCCTGtggaaaaataaaagtaaaacaacaaagCAAGACTCATGAAATACTCATAACTCACATGATCTAAATATTATGTAGGTCAAACAGCAAATGCAATGCAGCCTTACCGGCATTCATGACTTCATTGATGTCTTTGCCATTCAGTTCACTGATGACCTGTTGagtaacaacaaaaacagcagcaTTGACTAATCTGGGGATTTAGTGAGCATTTATCTTACTGATTAAGAACAAGAAAATAAGGGCAACAGAGTTGCATGTGCAAAACCACCAGAACTGTATCGAATTCCTTATAATAACTAATAGTAGACTATACCcaagaaatgtatttaatgtgatAAGGGTTGCAAAACCCATTAAAAACACTTGTAATTATAAAacacttgtttaaaaaattcaaactaGGATCCACCTTGTTAAGACGCTCATCATCGGCCTCGATTCCAACACTACCCAGGATGTTCTTGATGTCCTTGGCGGATGGGTTGCTGTTGCCACCCAGAACAGCCAACAGGTAAGCGGCCACGTAACGCATTCTAGAAAAGAAGTTATAAATATTACTGGTTAATAGGCTCGTTCATAGCTATCTTCTATTCATATGATCTAAAAAAGAATTCTCaccacatatataaaaatagatatatataaaatatataaacaaaaaaagtattaaatacattttaaacaatgttttttaaagaagtctcttctgctccccaaagcctgcatttatttgatccaaagtacaacaaaaaagtacaatttttaaatatttgtactatttaaaataactgctttctattttaatatgtaatttattcctgtgatcaaagctaaacttttagcatcattactccagtcttcagtgtcaagtGATTCttctgaaataatttaaaatgctaatttgctgttcaagatttgctgcttgtttgtttttttttttttttttttttttttagcagcaaaatcagaatattagaaagatttcttaaggatcatgtgactggagtaatgatgctaaaaattcagctttgaaatcacaggaataaattacattttaaaatatattcaaatagaaaactgttattttaaataacacaaatatttcaaaattttactgtttttgctgtactttgtattaaataaatgcaggcatggtgagcagaagaggcttctttaaaaactaaaaaatcttactgattaaAAACTTTCGACTgatagtgcatttttttttttatatttatattataatataacaaaagcATCTCCAATgcctaaaaaaaatgtcaagacGCTCTAAATTAGATCTCACTTACTACATActatatttttggaaaaaaggtattaaattacacagaaaaaaacatatattttaacctaagatatttaataaattataaaaatcatcTGTACTGTAACAGAGATGGAAAGTAACCCTCAATGCCAGATGTGTCTGGGACTAAACTTCATAAAGTGAAGTGTCATTCAGCTGAATAACGTTAGGTTTATCAAGCGTTTAATACATGCTTTGTTTAGGGTTAGaggcttttacatttaaaaacgtaattcaaataaacagaacatttttagCCCTTCACGacgtattattaattataattacattctGCCATATTTCTATTCTGGAGCGCAAGGAAACAAAATGGAGTAACGTTATGGCTGTATCACTTGACAAGCGTGTGCTTACAGAAGGGGAAATACAGTTGAGTTTTAATTCCAAATACTACTTAAACATACTTTAACACCTTCAACATATAAACGATACGTGAAAGTAAGATTTActgataaaatgtttataaaaacgTACTTTAAGTCTGCGAAAGACACGAAACGTCGGTCACGCTGCAATTCCGGAAAAGAGAGGACGAGTAGAGGGAAATAGCTGAAGAATGTCGCAGTATGCGatgatctgattggctgcatGGTGCGCGCTGTCAAAATGGCGAACGTTGATTGGCTACTATTTTTTCCTCGTTTATGGCGTCCTGTCAAATGAGTGTGACAGCCATGGTAAAGAGCAATATTTGTTGATTTTAGgcatttttacgtttttttttttttcacaacgtCACCCATGTATGCCATCATCATATTGTGGTTTTAccacatttctattttaaatgtatattttttaatctaaatccCCTCCAATTTTGCTATCGTCCACACATTAAACAACACCTCATATAGTCAGTAAAGAGATGTTAAAATATTGTATGAACAATAGCCTTAAAAGCCTTAAAAAGTAGTtgaattattgttatttgtCGTTTCGGTGCCAtttaatcagtgttgggaaggttactttagaaatgtaataggttacagattacaagttacttgatttataatgtaataagtagtgtaactttttgattactttttaaagtaaatgttaacttttgaaacatttaaaccaggcagagttaaccttacagtagcactcaacactgattactgtcagactttcaaaatcctttatcacttgaattaagattataataagtaagggataatatacattcagactttgcaataacaactggctgaatggaCATTacctcacttattacacagctgcttgatagattatttagttgtttcgtggcaaaattattagacaccaaacactgatctgagttgaaatatttgaaatatataacgCAAAGCTCcaatgaagaaatcagttgctagcaaacggcaagttcaaactagatattttagggatacagtgcagtcataccagttttcttacacaacatttcaccacatgaataattaagtagtagcaCTAGtgtgttagttatcttataatccattacaatgtacaaaaaaaaaaagaaaaaaa from Labeo rohita strain BAU-BD-2019 chromosome 6, IGBB_LRoh.1.0, whole genome shotgun sequence carries:
- the rplp2 gene encoding 60S acidic ribosomal protein P2 yields the protein MRYVAAYLLAVLGGNSNPSAKDIKNILGSVGIEADDERLNKVISELNGKDINEVMNAGLSKLASVPAGGAVAVSAAAAGGGGAAPAGEAPAAEEKKEEKKEESEESDEDMGFGLFD